CCGCCGCCCCGCGCAACGCCGCAGACTACGCCTTCGACCTGCCGGACCACCTCACGGTGGATACGGCTGCGGCGGACCGTTTCCGCGCACTGTGCGCCGCCCAGGGGCTGACCCCGGAACAGGCCCGCGCCGCCGTGAACTTCTACGTGGCCGAGCACGAGGCGGCGGGGGGCCTGGCCGCCGACGGCTGCGAGGCGGGCCTGCGCACCCTGTGGAAGGGCCGCTACGACGAGCGCATCGATACCGCCCGCCGCGCCGTGCGCGGCCTGGACGCCCGCATGGAGGGGCGGCTGGCCCCGCTGGTGCGCGCCGGGCTCGGCAACCATCCCGCCTTTGCCGAACTGATGGCCCTGGTGGGCGAGCGCATGGGCGAGGATTCGCTGGGCGCGGGCACCGGCCCGGCGGGCGCGCGCGGCGAGGCCATGAGCACCGAGGATTTCCTGCGGACCGTCGTGTTCGCCAAACGTTAACCGCCAGGAGGCATCCGGCATGGGCAAGACGCTGAAGGAACTGAGCAACGAACAGGCATCCACGCAGCCGCAGCAGGTGGACGGGCTGACCGAGGAGGCCCCCATCCTGGGCATCGTTCCCTTCGAAGAGGCCAGCCACGGCCTGTGGAACATGTACGAGGACGTGGAAGAGGTGCAGGGCGCGGGCTGGGTGGAGATGAACGCGCCCTTGCCCTCGGTGGAGGTGACCAGCAACCTGCGCAAGGTGGATCTGTCCATCCTTGGCGGCGAGATCGAGGTGCCGGAAGACACCGCCCGCATGTTCGGCGGCAAGGAGAAGTACTTCTCCAAGAAGATGCCCAAGGTGCTGCGCCGCTCGGGCATGTCGGCGGAACAGCGCATCATCTACGACAACTTCCGCGCCTTCGCCCTGGACCACGGCAAGGTCACCGACGCCGGGGCCGAGGCGGGCGGCTGCTATTCCATGCTGGCCGTGCGCTTCGTCGAAGGCGAAACCTGCGGCCTGTACAGCCCGGAATGCTTCAAGCAGGGCACCGTGCTGGACGTGCAGTCCATCAACGGCGGCGAACTCTACAAGGCCACCAGCGGCCAGTACCAGGGCGTGCTGGTCTTCGGCCTGCGGCTGAAGTCGTACCTGGGCATCCAGATCGCCAACCCCCACAGCGTGGCGGCCATCGTCAACGTGAACCGCGACAACGTGCCCACCGAGGCCATGATCGACGACATGCTGGCCCAGGTGCGCGCCACCTCCGGTTCCACCTACCTGTTCATGCACGAGCGCGCCCGCAACCTGCTGTACCGCTACAAGGCCGGTGCCTTGCAGATCGTGCCGGGCGGCAAGGACATGGACCGCCAGATCACCCACTGGAACGGCATCGAGATCGTCACTTCCTACAACTTCAAGGATGGCACCGAACAGGTGCTTGCCCTGTAGCGGCACCGCGCCGTTCCCCTTCCACTTCCGCAACACCATGACGGCAACCGCCCGGCGGTGCCGATGAACAAGGAGAGACGCATGTACGGACACATGCTGCGTGTGCATGGCGAACATCTGGCCAAGGGGCAGGAACTGCCCAGGAACGCCCAGGCCGTGGGCAACGGCGGCCCGCAGCGCGCGGGTTCGATGATGGGCGCAGCCGAGGTCGCCGCCGTGGCCGCCACGCCAGTCACCCTGGGTGACGGCAAGAGCCTTACCCTGATGCTGGAAGACAGCGACGACGGCACCGCCTTTGCCGCGTTGCCCGTGTCGTTCCGGCGCAGCACCCCCGGCGGGCGCACCTGGGCCGGGGGCGAGGTGCTGGGCCGCCTGCCCCTGCCCTCCGACTGCCGCCGCCACGTGCGCGTGGTGATCGGCACCGACGACGCCGGGGCCTCCGGCACCGTGGACGTCGTCTTCGACTACCTGCCGCGCTAGCGCGGCCACGGACCGCAACCCCCGCCCGCACCCGCCATACCACGGCGGGTCGGGCGGGGAACATGGCACGGAGGTGCCCCACCATGACCAATGACATGACCAAGGATGGAGCGCCGGGCCACGTCCCGGCGGTGCACGAGGAACCGGCGGTACACGAGGAACCGGCAGGGTGCGTCCCCGGTGCGGCGGCGGCCCCCGCTTCGCCCGCCTTGCCCGGCTCCCCGGATGTGGCGGAAACGTCCGAACCCGCCGAACCGCCCACCCGCGCGGACGTGCGCCGCTTCCGCCTGGCGACCCTGCGCGCCCGGCTGGCCCTGCTGGGGGTGGCCTTTGACCCGTCCACCGACGAGGCCACCCTGCGGCGCATGCTGCGCGCAGCGGAGGGCCAGAGGGACGAAGCTCCCGTGATGGGCGCGCCCAATGCGCCCGATGTGTCCGGTTCGCCCGATGCGTCCGGTGCGTCCGGTGCGTCTGGCGCGTCTGGCACAACAGGTGCCGCCGACCCCGCCCCGGCGGTGCCCGACCTGCCGCCCAGCGCCGCCATGCGCCGGGCCACGGCCCGCCACCTGCGCGAACGCCAGCGCGTGGCGGCGGAGGATACCGGAGTCAGCGGAGTAACCGGGTCCCCCAGAACCCCCAGAACTGACGGAACTGGCAGAACCGTCGGGGGCCGCCCGCGCGGCAGGGGGCGGTCATGAGCGCCGGTTTTACCCCCAATGCGGTCGCCAGTTCCCCCCAGACCAGCGAGGTGTCCATCTGCAACAAGGCCCTGCGCTACCTGGGCGCCCCGGAAATCGTGGCCCTGGACCAGCCCTCGCGCGAGGCGGACCTGTGCTCCCGCTATTACGCGGAAGCCCGCGACGAATTGCTGGAACACCACCACTGGAACTTCGCCACCCGCTACACCTCGCTGGCCCCGCTGGCTGCGGTGCCGCCCTTCGGCTTTGCCTGCGCCTACCGCCTGCCCGGCGACTGCCTGCGGGTGCGCCGCCTGCGCAGCGAGCCGCCCTTCGAGGTGGTGGAGGCGCGCACCCTGTACACCGACGCGGCCCCGGCAGAAGCGGTGCTGACCGTGCGCGTCACCGACCCGGCCCGCTTCCCGGCCCTGTTCGTCGAGGCGCTGGCCCGCCGTCTGGCCGCCGCGCTGGCCGTGCCGCTCATGAACAGCTCGCGCACCGAGCAGGCCATGCTCCAGCGTTTCGGGGATGCCCTGGAGGCCGCCCGCGTGGCCGACGCCGCCGAGGGCGCGTCCGACCCCGTGGAGATCAACCCCTGGCTTCTGGCGAGGTAACCCATGGCGCGCACCACCCTGATCCAGAACAGCTTCAACGCGGGCGAACTGTCGCCCCTCATGGCCGCGCGGGGCGATCAGGCCCGATACGCCAGCGGCTGCCGCGTGCTGCGCAACATGCTGCTGCACCCGCATGGCCCGGCTTTCCGGCGGCCCGGCCTGCGCTTCATGGGGCCGTGCGCCGACGAAACGACACCGCCCCGGCTGGTGCCCTTCGTATTCAACGAGGAACAGGCCTACGTGCTGGAGTTCGCCCCGGAACGGCTGCGGGTGTGGTGGCGCGGGGGGCTGGTGCTGGGGGGTGACGGCGCGCCGCTGACGGTGCCTACCCCCTACGCGGCGGGACACCTGCCCACGTTGCGCTGGTGCCAGTCCGCCGACGTGCTCTACCTGGTCACGCCCCATGCCGCCCCGCGCAAGCTGGAGCGCCACGGCCACGCCGACTGGCGGCTGGTGACGGTGGATTTCGGCCCGCGCGTGGCCACGCCCACGGGGTTGCGCTCCACGGGGGCGCCGTCCGGCACCCGCCTGCACCGCTACGTGATCACCGCCGTGTCCGTGGACACCGGCGAGGAAAGCCTGCCCACAGCGGAACTGGGCGTCACCGCCGGGACTCCTGCGGAAGGTTCCGCCGTCAACCTGGCCTGGGACGCCGTGGAAGGGGCCAGCGAATACCGGGTGTACAAGGCCGGGGGCGGGGCCTCGGTGTACGGCTTGCTGGGCACCGCAGCCACGGGCGAAACCTATGCCGATACGGGCCGCACGCCGGACTTTGCCGAAGGCCCGCCCGAGCACCGCAACCCCTTCGAAGGGGCGGACGACTACCCCTCGTCGGTGCAGTTCTGGCAACAGCGGCTGTGCTTCGCCGGGTCGCGCAGCCATCCGCAAACCATCTGGGCCAGCCGTACCGGCTGCTACGAGAACATGGACGTCTCGCGTCCGCTCCAGACCGACGACGCGGTCACCGTCACCATCGCCTCGGAAACGGTCAGCGCCGTGCGCTGGATGATGCCCGCCCGCAAGCTGCTGGTGGGCACCGGCGGCGGCGAATGGACCCTTTCCGGGCAGGGCAGCGAGCCGTTCTCGCCCTTGTCGTGCCTGCTGGAATTCCAGTCGGCGCGCGGCTCGGCGGAACTGCCGCCCCTGGCCGTGGGCGACGGGGTGCTGGCCGTGCAGCGCGGGGGCCGGGCTGTGCGCGACTTTCGCTACAGCCTGGACGTGGACGGCTATTCCGGCGCGGACCAGACCATTCTGGCCGAACACATGCTGCGGGGCCGCAACATCGTGGACTGGGCCTACCAGCAGTCGCCCCATTCTGTGGTGTGGTGCGCCATGGACGACGGCACCATGGCCGGGCTTACCCTTATCGCCGAGCATCAGGTGGCGGGCTGGCATCGCCACGATACCGGCGGCGCGGTGGAGGCGCTGTGCGTGGTGCCCGGCCCGCCTTCCGACCCCGCAGGGGGCGACGAGTTGTGGCTGGTGGTGCGCCGCGACGTTAACGGCGCGCCGCGGCGGTACATCGAGCGGCTGGACCCGGCCTTCGAGTCGGATACCCCGGCCCCGGCGTTTTTCGTGGATTCCGGGCTGTCGTATCAGGGGCCGCCCGTGGCCGCGCTGGGCGGGCTGGAACACCTGGAAGGGCGCGAGGTGTCCATACTGGCCGATGGCTGGGTGCATCCGCCGCGCACCGTGGCGGGCGGGCACATCGAACTGGACCGTCCGGCCTCGGTGATCCACGCCGGGCTCGGCTATGCCAGCGACCTTGCCCCGGTAACGCAGGAGTTCGTGGCGGGCGATGGTCCCACCCAGGGCCGGGTGCGCCGGGTGGGCCGGGCGCGGGTGCGGCTGTATCGCTCGTCGGGGTTCAAGGCCGGGCCGGACGCGGACCACCTGCGCGAGGTGCTGTTCCGCACCGCACAGGACCCGCCGGGGCAGGCGCTGCCGCTGTTCGACGGCGACCGCGAGGTGACCCTGGATGCGCGGCTGGGCACGCAGGGCAGCCTGCACGTGCGGCAGGACGACCCGCTGCCGCTGACGGTGCTGGCGGTGATCAGCGAAGTGGAGGTGGGCGAGGCATGAGCGCGCATCCTGTCCACGTCACTCGCCCCGCCCATGTCACTCGCCCTGTCCACGCCACTCGCCCCGTTCACGTCACTCGCTCCGCCCACGCCGTTGCGGATTCCCCGGCTGTTCCGCCCCCCCCAGCCCCGGCAGTCCCGGCATCCCCGGCCCCCGTGCCCGCAAGGCGCCCGGCGGGCACGGTGCGCACGGGCTTTGCCCGGCCCGGCGCGAATGGGCGCACCCGGCTGCACGTGGTCCCGGCGCGTCGCCAGCACCTGCGCCAGGTGCTGCCCCGCTTGCGCCCGCGCGACCGGGCGGAACTGGAGGCCCTTGGCCCGCGCGGCGCCGTGGCCGAGGCGGCGCGGGCCTTCGCCCTGTCGCCCCTGCGCTGGGCGGTGTTGCGCGGCGGGCGGTGCGTGGCCCTGTTCGGCGCGCGGCCCTTTCCCGGCATGCCGGACACGGCGGCACCGTGGCTGTTCGGCACCCCGGACCTGGATGCGGAAGGCCGGGCGCTGGCCCGGCTGGGGCCGCTGTTTGCCGCACGCATGCGCGCGGCATGGCCCCGGCTGGTGAACATGATCCACGCCCCGGCCCTGGCGGGGCGCCCGGCCACGGCGCGCTGGCTGGCCCGGTGCGGATTTGCCGTGGCAGCGCACCCCATGCCGCTGGGGCATGGCGGCGCGCCGTTCCATCCCTTTACTTCCGGCGATTTCCCTGCGGCCAGCGTTGCGCCGGAACAACCGACCAACACGGGAGGATGACATGTGCGGATTGCCCCAGGCCCTGGTGGCAGCGGCCATTCTGCAGGGCGGCTACACCCTGATGGATTCGAACCGGACCGCCAGCGCCACCAAGGCGCAGCAGGAATACCAGGCGGCCACCCAGCGCAACGCGGCCTTGCAGGCCAATTACCAGATCGAGGAGACCCAGCGCGACGCCGAGCGCACCGAACGGGCACTGAAGCGTCAGGCACGTTCGCAGCAGGCGGGGGTGCGCTCGCTGCTGGCGGCGTCGGGCATGGACGCCGGGTCGGGCAGTGCGCTGGACGTGTTGCAGGACCAGTCGCTGGCCGCCGAGGTCGACGTGCTGGACGTGCGGCGGCAGTCGGAACGGCGGCAGCGGGCCCTGGAATATCAGGCGGCGGGGGCGGACAGCAGTGCCTCGCTGCTGATGGGCATGGCCAACGACCCGTGGTCGCGGGTGCGCCAGGGCTGGCGCAGCGGCATGATCATCGGCAACACCGTGCAGGGCGCGGGCAACCTTCTGATGTAGGCCTTCCTGCCATGGTACCGGCCCCGGGCGGTATCCGGGGTTGGAAACTGCCCCCAGGGCAGTGCCATCAGGAACGCAAAGGAGCGGACAATGACCATCGTATCGACGAACACCGTCGAACAGTACACCGGCAACGGCACGCAGACGGAGTGGCCGGTGACCTTCCCGTTCCTGCGGCCCGAGGACGTGCGGGCCGTGGTGAGCGGGACCGGCGGCGACAGGGTGCTGGCGTACGGCACCGACTACGTGGCCGCCGCGCTGCCGGGTGGCGGGGGCAGCGTGATTACCATGCCGGGCGCACCGGGCGCGCCCGGCGTGGTGGGCGCGGGCGAACACCTGACGCTGTGGCTGGACCAGCCCTTCACGCAGGAGATGGACCTGCGCAACACCGGCGTGCTGGACGCGGAAATGCTGGAGCACGGCTTTGACCGGCTGACCCTGATGGCCCAGCAACTGCGCGAGGAAGTGGGGCGCTGCGTCAAGGTGCCCCTGACCGACCAGTCCACACGGCCCGACGCCCTGCTGGAGGGCATTACCGCCAACGTGGGCCGTGCGGAACTGGCGGCGCTGGCCGCGCAAGATCAGGCGGCACTTGCCACGGATTGCGCGGAACGGGCGGAAACCGCCGCCACCAGCGCCGATGCCGCGCTGACCGGTGTGCAGCAACTGCATGGCGAGGTGATCCAGGCCGTGGCGGATGCGCGGGAAGATGTGGCGGGGTCCGCCGCGTTCGTGCCCATCGGGGCCATCCTCGACTTTCCGGTGAACACGGTGCCTGCGGGCTTTCTGGTGTGCGCCGGGCAGGTGGTGACGCGGGCGGCGTATCCGGAACTGGTCACCTACCTGACCGGGGGGCCGGAAGCCCTTTCCGCCACCCTGCCCGATTACCGGGGCACGCTGAGCCGCGCGGCGGACCTTGGGCGCGGGCTGGCCCCCGACGTGGTCGTGGGCGGCTACCTTGCCGATGCCTTTCAGGGGCACTGGCATTCGTTCTATCGGCACCAGAATGACCAGGTGCCGTCCGGCGGCGGGCAATATCTCACGGTCAACAACCCCACAATTCCCGTGCTTGTGGGCAATGGCGTGGTGCGTGGTGCCGTTGCCGACGGCGTGAACGGCACGCCGCGCGTGGCGGCGGAAACACGCGGCAAGAGCTACGGCGTGGTGCGCTGCATCAAGGCGTATCACGCGCCCATGGGCGCGGAACCGGTGGATATTGCGGAAGTGATGGACCGGCTGGATGCCATGGCGGCGGTTGTCAGCCCCGAAGTGGGGCGATTCTGCCTTGTTGGTGCGACCACCAGTGGCCAGTCGTTTCCCGCCAATGTGAACACCACTGTCGCCGCCCTTGGCGGAAGAGTTCAGTTCGGGGGGGAAGCATGGCCCGACGCGGGCGACGGTTCGCTGTCCATCATCGTTCCCGAGGCTGGGACGTACGAGATCGAGGCCAAGCTTACCCTTCTCAGCGGGACGAACAGTTCGGCATTCGCGTGGATTTCCGTGAACGGCAGCCTCCTTTCCGCGTCGATAGCCTATGCCCCCACGACATACTGGACTTTTTTGCATCCCCGTGTGGTGCGGACGCTTGCAGCGGGCGACATCGTGCGCATCGTGACGCAATCCACGGCCACGACGCAGAGCGGCTCAGGCGGGACGGCGACGTTGACCCTACAGCGCGTGAGGTAGAGCAATGCACAACGAACGCATGCACGAGGCCTTGTGCCGCCTGTACCCCGATGCCCCGGAAGGCGCGTGGGAACTGGCGTGCGGCCCGGAGACGGATTGGGACGTGATGATTTCGGAGTGGAGGCTGGAAGAGGCGCAGCCCGCGCAGGCGGCGCTGGACGCGGTGTACGCGCAACTGGCGCAGGAAGAGGCTACCCCTCGCCCGCCCGAACCGGAAGCGCTGGACCTGAATGCCATCACCTATGCCCAGGCCGATGCCATCATCCGCGCCGAAAGCGTGGAGGATTTGCGGCTGGCAATGCTGGACGTGCTGGGGTTGTAGGGGAGGGGCGAAGGAAAGAGGACAAGAGGCAGCGGCAGGCAGGGGCTACGGCTGGCAAGAAGCCGTTGAACACAGGGGCAGCGGCGGACACGGAAGAGCAGAGGACACGGAACAGAGGAGTGCAAGGGCACCGCTGGACCGGGTTTCGTTAAGGCACGGCACCGCGCGTGGATGATGGATGCGGGCGGTGATGCCCAGCGCGAGTGGCGCGCGTGGCGCGGAATGACAAGGCCCCCGGCATGCCGGGGGCCTTTGCATGGGCGTAAAGGTTGAGGGAGAGAGGTGTGCTAGTCCTTGCCGGGGGGCGGGGTCGCGGGGGATGTGGGGGGCGCCGGGGGCGCGGGTGGTGTGCCGTCGGATGCGGTTTCGGGGCGTGGCCAGTCGGAGAAATCGCCGGTGAAGATGGCGCCTTCTATGGTGGCGGCATCGGCGCAGTGTTCGCGGGTGAAGGGGATAGGGGAGGGGCGGCCAGCAGCGTCGATGTCGCCATATATGAATGCGCCGATGAAGTTGGCATTAGTGAGGTTGGTGTTGCAGAGGTAGGCGCGTGAGAGGTTGGCGGTGGTGAGGTTGGCGGCAGTGAGGTTGGCCCTTCTGAAGGTGGTTTCCGTGAGGTTGGCGCTTGTAAGATTGGCGCGCGTGAGGTTTGCCTCGTTGAGTGTGGATTGCGTGAGGTCGGTCGCTACAAATTGAGCCTGTGCGAGGTTTGTTGTCTCAAGATTGACATGAGTGAGAAAAGCTTCTCTGAAGTCCGCTTGCCTGCAATCTGATTGTGAAAGATTTGCCTCTAGAAGGTCGGCCCCTTCAAGGTTTGCGCGCTTGAGGTTTGCAAACGTGAGTCGTGCTTCGGTAAGATCTGCATTTATGAGCGTGGCCTCTACTAAGTTTGCAGCGGTGAGCACAGCCTTCGTAAGTATTGCGGCAGTAAGATCGGCGCGCGTAAGCTTTGCGGACATGAGGTCCGCTTGGGTGAAATTTGTCCGTGCCAGATTGGCGTTAGTGAGAGTGGCTTGAACAAGCTTAGCCTCAGACATTTCTGCTTCCGAAAGATCGGCCTCGGCTAGAATTGCTAGAGTTAAATCGGCGTCTTCAAGGTTTGCTTGGTTGAATTTTGTCTTTTTGAGGTAAGCTCCTCGGAGAATCGCCCCTGTTAGTCTTGCTCTTTCAAAGTTGGTCCGCGCAAGGTTGGCAGCTGTGAAGTCGGCGCCGACAAGGCTGGCACCGATGAGATTGGTCTCTGCCATGTTGGCGGTAATGAATTTAGCTTGGAAAAGTATAGCCCCAGGCAGTTGCGCGCTGGTGAGGTCGAACCGGTAGCCGGAAGGGAGCGGGAAGGCGTCCGTGGATTCTTTGGAAAGCAATGTCACGGCGGCCCGTACGTCATTGCGCATGGTGGCGCGTTCGTGAGTGGCCGGGGCGGATTTGCTCCCATCTTCACCCCCAGTCCGGGAATATCCATCGCACGAAGCATCCGGCGTGGGTTCGCGGATGAAGGCGCAGAGCATGTCCAGCACGGCGCGCTTGTCGTCTGCATTTTTGGAATCCTTGCCGGTGCGCCAGAGCATGAAGATGCCGCCCAGGCGCGAGGCCATCTGCTCGCTGCCGAGCAGCTTTGCGGCCTCGATGAAGCGGTCGGTAATGTGCCCCTGCGCAGTGGTGCGGGTCTGCACGTCGTGGCACCAGCCGCGCCACGCGGCAAGGCCGAAGGCCGTTGCACCGCCGATGATCAGCGACAGCTTGTAGATGATTTCCAGCGGGGTGGTTCTGGTGCTGCTCGCATCGTCGCCCGGTGCAAGCGGTCCGCCGAGAAAGTCGCTGACGGACGTCCAGAACAGGGTTACGGCGATGATGGTGCAGAGCAGGACAACCCCGCAGAAGGCAAGCCAAAATGACGGTTGTCTAAGCAGGTTGCCCACGGCAACACCAACCCCGTCCGGCAGCCCCGCCCATGTCCACGCCCGGCTCCACGCGTGCCGCCACGCCAGCGTCAGCCCCGCAAGCAGCGCGAGGACGATCAGCGCCTGCGCCCCGGTCAGAAAGAGGCTGGCCGTGCGCGGCGAGATGTGTCCGGCAGTCAGTTCGAAAACAGGCGCGCATAGCGTGACGGCCAGGCTGGCCGTCCATTCCGGAACGCGCAGCAGGTGCACGTAGGCGCAGCCAGCAAGCAGAAACAGCACAAGGATGACGATGCGGCGCATGCGGAGTCCTTTGGCCGGAGGGCGGACACGGGAAGAGGCGCGGGCCGTCCGAAAGCGCGCGCACCAGTGGTTGCCGATGGTGCGGAGAACGGTGTCGCCTCTATACGGCACCGCGCGAAATTTCGGAAGAGCGGTATGCGGGACGGGATAGCGGGTGGCGGTGCCGCCCCTCCAAACGGCAAGGCCCCCGGCGTGTGCCGGGGGCCTTGTGTCTTTTCTTGTGGGAGTGGTCTCCGTCCGTCTCCGTCCGTCGCCGTATGCCATCGTCTGGCATCGTCCGGGATCGTATCCAGATGCCTGCGGGTGCCGGATGTCCCGAATGCCTCCGGGGGCCGCGCGCTCATCCGCGCCCGCACCCGTTGGTCACGCGGCCTGCATCACTTCATGGAATCCATCAGCCGCCGCAGGGCGGCTGCCTGCGATGAAAGCTCGGCGATGGCGGCTTCCGCCTCGGACATGCGCGTGGCCGTGGAACCGGAGATTTCGTTCACCTCGGCGATGATGCGGTTCAGTTCGTCGCCGGTGGCGGCCTGTTGCTCGGCGGCGGTGGCGATGGAGTTCACCTGGTCGGATGCCTGCTGCACCGCCTGCACGATCTCTTGCAGCATGCCGCCCGCCTCGTTGGCCAGGGACTGGCTGTCGGTCACGCCGCGCACGGCAACGTCGGTGGCCTCGGCACTGCGCCGGGCGGACTGCTGGATGGCCCCGATGGCCGCCTCCACCTCGCGGGTGGCGTTCATGGTCTTTTCGGCCAGTTTGCGCACCTCGTCGGCCACCACGGCAAAGCCGCGCCCGGCGTCACCGGCGCGGGCCGCCTCGATGGCCGCGTTCAGCGCCAGCAGGTTGGTCTGGTCGGCAATGTCGCTGATGACCCCCAGCACGTTGCCGATGTCGCTGGCCTGGGTGCCCAGTTTTTCCATTTCGTTGCGCAGTTCGCGCGAATGGCTGCCCAGTCCTTCGATGGCGGCGGCCACCTTTTCCACGATGTTCGCGCCCTGTTTGGCGCGTTCGGACATTTCCGTCGTGGTGCGGTTGGTGTCCGAGGCATTGCGGGCCACCTCGCGCACCGTGGCGGCCATTTCATCCATGGCGGTGGCGGATTCGGAACTGCGTTGCAACTGCCTGTCGGCCCCGCGCGCGGCCTCGCCCACCCGGTCGGAAAGCTGGTTGGCCGCATCGGCCACCGTGGTGGCAATGGCGTCGGCATCGCGGGCCACCCCGGCAATGCGTTCACTGCGTTCCAGTGCCTCCGTCTCGCCGCGCTTCACGGCGGTGATGTCCTGCCGGATTTCCATGTACCCCACCAGCGTGCCGTCGGGCTTGCGCACCGTGGCCGCGCGGGAATGGAAGTAGCGCGTCTCGCCGCCCATCTGCCGGGTGAAGTCCAGTTGCGTTTCGGATTCGCCGGTGCGGGCCAGCCGGTCGATGGGAGGCTCGGTGCCGTAGATTTCGGTCCCCTGGTAGCTGCCCAGCGGCTTGCCGATCAG
This DNA window, taken from Nitratidesulfovibrio sp., encodes the following:
- a CDS encoding major capsid protein, whose amino-acid sequence is MGKTLKELSNEQASTQPQQVDGLTEEAPILGIVPFEEASHGLWNMYEDVEEVQGAGWVEMNAPLPSVEVTSNLRKVDLSILGGEIEVPEDTARMFGGKEKYFSKKMPKVLRRSGMSAEQRIIYDNFRAFALDHGKVTDAGAEAGGCYSMLAVRFVEGETCGLYSPECFKQGTVLDVQSINGGELYKATSGQYQGVLVFGLRLKSYLGIQIANPHSVAAIVNVNRDNVPTEAMIDDMLAQVRATSGSTYLFMHERARNLLYRYKAGALQIVPGGKDMDRQITHWNGIEIVTSYNFKDGTEQVLAL
- a CDS encoding tail fiber protein; the protein is MTIVSTNTVEQYTGNGTQTEWPVTFPFLRPEDVRAVVSGTGGDRVLAYGTDYVAAALPGGGGSVITMPGAPGAPGVVGAGEHLTLWLDQPFTQEMDLRNTGVLDAEMLEHGFDRLTLMAQQLREEVGRCVKVPLTDQSTRPDALLEGITANVGRAELAALAAQDQAALATDCAERAETAATSADAALTGVQQLHGEVIQAVADAREDVAGSAAFVPIGAILDFPVNTVPAGFLVCAGQVVTRAAYPELVTYLTGGPEALSATLPDYRGTLSRAADLGRGLAPDVVVGGYLADAFQGHWHSFYRHQNDQVPSGGGQYLTVNNPTIPVLVGNGVVRGAVADGVNGTPRVAAETRGKSYGVVRCIKAYHAPMGAEPVDIAEVMDRLDAMAAVVSPEVGRFCLVGATTSGQSFPANVNTTVAALGGRVQFGGEAWPDAGDGSLSIIVPEAGTYEIEAKLTLLSGTNSSAFAWISVNGSLLSASIAYAPTTYWTFLHPRVVRTLAAGDIVRIVTQSTATTQSGSGGTATLTLQRVR
- a CDS encoding pentapeptide repeat-containing protein — translated: MRRIVILVLFLLAGCAYVHLLRVPEWTASLAVTLCAPVFELTAGHISPRTASLFLTGAQALIVLALLAGLTLAWRHAWSRAWTWAGLPDGVGVAVGNLLRQPSFWLAFCGVVLLCTIIAVTLFWTSVSDFLGGPLAPGDDASSTRTTPLEIIYKLSLIIGGATAFGLAAWRGWCHDVQTRTTAQGHITDRFIEAAKLLGSEQMASRLGGIFMLWRTGKDSKNADDKRAVLDMLCAFIREPTPDASCDGYSRTGGEDGSKSAPATHERATMRNDVRAAVTLLSKESTDAFPLPSGYRFDLTSAQLPGAILFQAKFITANMAETNLIGASLVGADFTAANLARTNFERARLTGAILRGAYLKKTKFNQANLEDADLTLAILAEADLSEAEMSEAKLVQATLTNANLARTNFTQADLMSAKLTRADLTAAILTKAVLTAANLVEATLINADLTEARLTFANLKRANLEGADLLEANLSQSDCRQADFREAFLTHVNLETTNLAQAQFVATDLTQSTLNEANLTRANLTSANLTETTFRRANLTAANLTTANLSRAYLCNTNLTNANFIGAFIYGDIDAAGRPSPIPFTREHCADAATIEGAIFTGDFSDWPRPETASDGTPPAPPAPPTSPATPPPGKD
- a CDS encoding methyl-accepting chemotaxis protein gives rise to the protein MTIRQKLIYGLGTLTLLNLVMGVAMVLALGNINRLVDELVSEHVELEETVYAMRHDVSQLRRYEKDALLNIANAERLRGYLPRHEKAATDLAAHTEAAERMLRVMPELTDLLRQVTAIRSLSGPYLSSFASLTREAPAAGLSAEQANIRFDAGREQAHKLEQALDELTKVTIEATREHAEETNDTGSMLRTGAAVAFSLAVLLGGLMAVGLYRSIQAPLAALTDFGTRIADGDFEYKSSYRFTAEMGQLHETITHMVDAIRERVAYNRAIINRVPDPIIVTGPRRNIRALNSAACTLLGHAENDLIGKPLGSYQGTEIYGTEPPIDRLARTGESETQLDFTRQMGGETRYFHSRAATVRKPDGTLVGYMEIRQDITAVKRGETEALERSERIAGVARDADAIATTVADAANQLSDRVGEAARGADRQLQRSSESATAMDEMAATVREVARNASDTNRTTTEMSERAKQGANIVEKVAAAIEGLGSHSRELRNEMEKLGTQASDIGNVLGVISDIADQTNLLALNAAIEAARAGDAGRGFAVVADEVRKLAEKTMNATREVEAAIGAIQQSARRSAEATDVAVRGVTDSQSLANEAGGMLQEIVQAVQQASDQVNSIATAAEQQAATGDELNRIIAEVNEISGSTATRMSEAEAAIAELSSQAAALRRLMDSMK